A section of the Acidobacteriota bacterium genome encodes:
- the der gene encoding ribosome biogenesis GTPase Der: MTANNSTEGTEPESAGEANTDSEAYVAGLPVVAIIGRPNVGKSTLFNRLVGARRSIVGDIPGITRDRIYGEAEWQDRMFRVIDTGGIVPDDEALIPANIFKQAQEAIAEASLLIFVVDAREGITPLDEEIARLLRTLHKPVFVAANKAESNKVTDEAGEFFQFGFDEVFPVSAEHSVGVGDLLDAVIEKLPTVMAQTPKRTEINVAIIGRPNVGKSSLVNKLLGKERVIVSAIPGTTRDAVDSVFEVNDENGEMIRLRLIDTAGIRRKGKTEGMAEKLSMVMARKHIERADVVLMLIDAVEGVTATDANIAGYAHEAGRSIILVVNKWDAIEKDTYTIQTYEAKIRDTMKFLEYAPIIFISALSGQRLVKLPELIVKANRARNLRIPTAQLNEFFIQHLDQPKATTPSGSYIKIKYITQSNIRPPTFVLFTSSAKTKLHFSYERYLINRLRETFDFFATPIRVLNRNRKR, from the coding sequence ATGACAGCAAATAATTCAACTGAAGGTACTGAGCCGGAAAGCGCTGGCGAAGCCAACACAGATAGCGAGGCTTATGTCGCGGGCCTGCCGGTCGTGGCCATCATTGGGCGACCCAACGTCGGCAAATCCACGCTCTTTAACCGGCTGGTGGGCGCGCGGCGTTCCATCGTGGGCGACATACCGGGCATCACACGCGACCGTATTTACGGCGAGGCCGAATGGCAGGATCGCATGTTCCGCGTGATTGACACGGGCGGCATCGTGCCCGACGACGAAGCCTTGATCCCCGCCAACATCTTCAAACAGGCGCAGGAAGCCATTGCCGAAGCGAGCCTGCTGATCTTCGTCGTGGATGCACGCGAAGGCATCACGCCGCTCGACGAAGAAATCGCCCGCCTCTTGCGCACCTTGCACAAGCCGGTCTTTGTCGCGGCGAACAAAGCCGAATCGAATAAAGTGACCGATGAAGCGGGCGAGTTTTTCCAATTCGGCTTTGACGAAGTCTTCCCTGTTTCGGCGGAACACAGCGTCGGCGTGGGCGATCTGCTCGATGCCGTGATTGAAAAATTGCCGACCGTGATGGCGCAAACGCCCAAGCGCACCGAAATCAACGTCGCCATCATCGGGCGGCCCAACGTCGGCAAATCTTCGCTCGTCAACAAACTGCTGGGCAAAGAGCGCGTCATCGTTTCGGCCATCCCCGGCACCACGCGCGACGCCGTGGACAGCGTGTTCGAGGTCAATGACGAAAACGGCGAGATGATTCGCTTGCGGCTGATTGACACGGCGGGCATACGGCGCAAAGGCAAAACCGAGGGGATGGCCGAAAAACTTTCGATGGTGATGGCGCGCAAGCACATCGAACGCGCCGACGTGGTGCTGATGCTGATTGACGCCGTTGAAGGCGTCACGGCGACCGATGCCAATATCGCCGGGTACGCGCACGAGGCGGGCCGCTCAATCATTCTGGTCGTCAACAAGTGGGACGCCATCGAGAAAGACACCTACACCATCCAGACCTACGAAGCGAAGATCCGCGACACGATGAAGTTCCTCGAATACGCGCCGATCATTTTCATCTCCGCGCTGTCGGGCCAGCGGCTGGTGAAGCTGCCGGAACTCATCGTCAAAGCCAATCGCGCGCGCAACCTGCGCATTCCGACCGCGCAGTTGAACGAATTTTTCATCCAGCATCTGGATCAACCCAAGGCGACAACCCCCTCGGGCAGCTACATCAAAATCAAATACATCACGCAGTCAAATATACGCCCGCCGACGTTTGTGCTCTTCACCAGCAGCGCCAAAACGAAGCTGCATTTTTCGTATGAGCGGTATTTGATCAACCGCTTGCGCGAGACCTTCGATTTCTTTGCGACGCCGATTCGCGTGTTGAATCGGAACCGCAAACGCTGA
- the alaS gene encoding alanine--tRNA ligase has translation MTGHEIRQIFLQYFAQHGHKIVKSSPLLPANDPTLLFTNAGMNQFKDVFIGAETSEYKRATSSQKCIRAGGKHNDLDEVGKTARHHTFFEMLGNFSFGDYFKEDAIKFAWELLVNEYKIDPVRLWFSVFEGDAEVPADEEAVELWVKAGAPRDRVLKFGRKDNFWQMGETGPCGPCSEIHYYMGEHPEDPAFNKPEFVNGPGDDTIEIWNLVFMQYNRSEIAPGQYKLDPLPAPSVDTGMGLERTAAVLQGVKTNYDTDLIKPIIEFTAKLAGKEYKAETQEGFAMRVVADHARSTAFAIADGILPGNEGRNYVLRKIMRRAIYHGRNTLGIGGLFFSKVCEFVIEFMQAAYPELGVQHGFIEKMVRLEEERFGTTLSVGLKKLEELMKEYQTQVILDDRGDVEAGHLPANELARLYDTFGTPIDLMFVVLSTDRRGETAYCRNAVWKVYRRGETPAEIIQITEDDFRGLIEKELAALQLQTGSGKSEAKSAAKPIYVALSRRHDTKTDFKGYETVIVDNASITALIVNGNETQSFIGALLPSDSEVEVVLDQTPFYAESGGQVGDVGILVNDKFRALVQNTYSPVQGLVVHKVKVEKGSLKVGDTVSAQVDVEKRDATRRNHTATHLMHAALREVLGTHVKQAGSIVAPDYLRFDFSHYQPLTSNEIEEIENLVNFHILRNEPVQTDELAIEEAMRSGAMALFGEKYGEKVRVLTVNGAEGIFSKELCGGTHVRATGDIGSFKIISDEAIASGTRRIRAVTGKGAFERFQTTEHLLAEAAGKLNAVPAKLPSEIERLQTQLREQQREIERLKLKLAQGGGGSEDQVAEINGLKVLVRKVEDLGKDGRRQLADSLSRKIAPGVVVIGDVVDGKASLLVMVSNDALGRVQAGKIIKALPGVRGGGKPDLAEGGVELDQLDAALQTVVKAVEATLA, from the coding sequence TTGACCGGACACGAGATACGCCAAATCTTTCTGCAATACTTCGCGCAACACGGCCACAAGATTGTCAAATCTTCGCCGCTGCTGCCCGCCAATGACCCGACCCTGCTGTTCACCAACGCCGGGATGAACCAGTTCAAAGACGTCTTCATCGGCGCCGAAACCAGCGAGTACAAACGCGCTACTTCCTCGCAAAAATGCATTCGCGCGGGCGGCAAACACAACGATCTGGACGAAGTCGGCAAGACCGCGCGGCATCACACCTTCTTCGAGATGCTCGGCAACTTCTCCTTCGGCGACTATTTCAAGGAAGACGCCATCAAGTTCGCCTGGGAGTTACTGGTCAACGAATACAAGATTGATCCTGTGCGGCTATGGTTCTCGGTGTTTGAAGGCGATGCCGAAGTGCCCGCCGATGAGGAAGCCGTCGAACTCTGGGTCAAAGCCGGTGCGCCGCGTGATCGGGTTTTGAAGTTTGGCCGCAAGGACAATTTCTGGCAGATGGGCGAAACCGGGCCGTGCGGGCCGTGTTCCGAGATTCATTACTACATGGGCGAGCACCCCGAAGACCCGGCGTTCAACAAACCCGAATTCGTCAACGGCCCCGGTGATGACACCATCGAGATTTGGAACCTGGTCTTCATGCAATACAACCGCAGCGAGATCGCGCCCGGCCAATACAAACTCGATCCGCTGCCCGCGCCGTCGGTGGATACAGGCATGGGGTTGGAGCGCACGGCGGCGGTTTTGCAGGGCGTAAAGACAAATTACGACACCGACTTGATTAAGCCGATTATTGAATTCACGGCGAAGCTGGCGGGCAAAGAATACAAAGCGGAAACGCAGGAAGGCTTTGCCATGCGTGTCGTGGCGGATCACGCGCGCTCGACCGCGTTTGCGATTGCGGATGGGATTTTGCCGGGCAATGAAGGGCGGAATTATGTGTTGCGCAAAATCATGCGCCGGGCGATTTACCACGGACGCAACACGCTGGGGATTGGCGGACTGTTTTTCTCGAAGGTGTGCGAGTTTGTGATTGAGTTCATGCAGGCGGCGTACCCAGAACTTGGGGTACAACATGGTTTTATTGAGAAGATGGTGCGGCTGGAGGAAGAGCGGTTTGGGACTACGTTGTCGGTTGGTTTGAAAAAACTTGAAGAGTTAATGAAGGAGTACCAAACGCAGGTTATTCTTGATGACAGGGGAGATGTTGAAGCTGGTCACCTTCCCGCGAATGAGTTGGCACGGCTCTACGATACATTCGGTACCCCGATTGACTTGATGTTTGTTGTGTTGAGCACAGATAGAAGAGGGGAAACTGCTTACTGCCGAAATGCGGTGTGGAAAGTATATCGCCGAGGCGAAACCCCTGCTGAAATTATCCAAATTACAGAGGACGACTTCAGAGGGTTAATTGAGAAAGAACTGGCTGCACTCCAACTGCAAACCGGTTCTGGGAAGTCTGAAGCAAAGAGCGCAGCGAAACCTATTTATGTCGCCCTCTCGCGTCGTCACGATACCAAAACAGATTTCAAAGGTTACGAAACAGTCATTGTGGATAATGCGAGTATTACCGCTTTGATCGTCAACGGAAATGAGACGCAATCATTTATTGGTGCACTCTTGCCAAGTGACAGTGAGGTTGAAGTAGTTTTGGATCAAACACCTTTTTATGCTGAGAGCGGTGGGCAAGTCGGCGATGTCGGCATATTGGTGAACGATAAATTTCGTGCATTAGTCCAAAACACATACTCGCCTGTGCAAGGGTTGGTTGTGCACAAGGTCAAGGTAGAGAAAGGCAGCCTGAAAGTCGGCGATACCGTTTCTGCCCAAGTGGATGTTGAGAAGCGTGACGCGACCCGCCGCAACCACACCGCCACGCACCTGATGCACGCGGCCTTGCGCGAAGTGCTGGGCACGCACGTCAAGCAGGCTGGCTCCATCGTCGCGCCCGATTATCTGCGCTTCGATTTCTCGCACTATCAGCCGCTGACCAGCAACGAGATCGAAGAGATTGAGAACCTAGTCAACTTCCACATACTGCGCAACGAACCCGTGCAAACCGATGAGTTGGCGATTGAAGAGGCAATGCGTTCGGGCGCGATGGCGCTGTTTGGCGAAAAGTACGGCGAGAAGGTGCGCGTCCTGACAGTGAATGGCGCGGAAGGCATTTTCTCAAAGGAACTCTGCGGCGGTACGCACGTGCGCGCGACAGGCGACATCGGCTCATTCAAAATCATCAGCGATGAAGCCATCGCTTCGGGCACGCGCCGCATCCGCGCCGTCACCGGCAAGGGCGCGTTCGAGCGCTTCCAGACCACCGAACATCTGCTAGCCGAAGCGGCGGGCAAGCTCAACGCCGTCCCCGCCAAATTGCCCAGCGAAATTGAACGGCTACAAACACAACTCAGAGAGCAACAGCGCGAGATTGAACGGCTCAAGCTGAAACTGGCGCAAGGCGGTGGTGGCAGCGAAGACCAGGTTGCCGAAATCAACGGTTTGAAAGTCCTCGTCCGCAAAGTCGAAGACCTTGGCAAAGACGGGCGCCGCCAACTCGCTGATTCGCTTTCGCGCAAAATTGCGCCGGGCGTCGTCGTTATCGGCGATGTGGTGGACGGCAAGGCTTCGCTGCTGGTGATGGTGTCGAACGATGCGCTTGGGCGGGTGCAGGCGGGCAAGATCATCAAAGCGTTGCCGGGCGTGCGGGGCGGCGGCAAACCGGATTTGGCGGAGGGCGGCGTTGAGTTGGATCAATTGGATGCCGCGTTGCAAACTGTTGTTAAAGCAGTTGAAGCAACGCTGGCTTGA
- a CDS encoding type II toxin-antitoxin system PemK/MazF family toxin, with protein sequence MNVKRGEIWLADLDPIQGSEQAGIRPVLILQNNHINRFTTTILAIPLTTNVQRAALPTAVLIAQGEGNLMKDSVALCHQMRALDVTRLRRRFGLVSDAVIVKIETRLLYALGIKLTP encoded by the coding sequence ATGAACGTCAAGCGTGGTGAAATCTGGTTGGCTGATTTAGACCCGATCCAAGGCTCGGAACAAGCCGGGATACGCCCCGTTTTGATCTTGCAAAACAATCACATCAATCGGTTCACTACGACTATTCTGGCGATTCCACTGACCACAAATGTGCAACGCGCAGCATTGCCTACGGCAGTATTGATTGCCCAAGGCGAGGGCAACTTGATGAAAGATTCTGTGGCGCTTTGTCATCAAATGCGCGCGCTCGATGTCACGCGGTTGCGTCGCCGCTTTGGTCTCGTATCCGATGCGGTCATCGTAAAAATAGAAACCCGATTACTGTACGCACTTGGCATCAAGCTCACCCCGTAG
- a CDS encoding ubiquinone/menaquinone biosynthesis methyltransferase, whose product MAEKLNLIEHLSSKEKKQGYVTQMFETISPKYDFITRFLSFGMDGNWKRDLIEMLQLKGHERVLDLACGTGDITFAEAARLPQGDAVGLDITSGMIKIANEKRTQMGVKNVRFDLADIMKMPYQNAEFDHVTAGYALRNVPDIPGALLEIKRVLKPGGRFFSLDFGHPPVKLYDWAYINYLIVVGSLTGIALHGDADVYRYIPESLKRYPGQRGVVTQMQDAGFVDCGYKQFMGGIMAINWGTKPSA is encoded by the coding sequence ATGGCTGAAAAACTCAACCTCATCGAGCATCTCTCTTCCAAAGAAAAGAAACAGGGCTACGTCACCCAGATGTTCGAGACGATCTCGCCGAAGTACGATTTCATCACCCGCTTTCTGTCCTTCGGCATGGATGGCAACTGGAAGCGCGATCTGATTGAGATGCTGCAACTCAAAGGGCACGAGCGGGTGCTTGATTTGGCTTGCGGCACGGGCGACATTACCTTTGCCGAAGCGGCGCGCTTGCCACAAGGCGACGCCGTCGGCCTCGACATCACTAGCGGCATGATCAAAATCGCCAACGAGAAGCGCACGCAAATGGGCGTGAAAAACGTGCGTTTCGATCTGGCCGACATCATGAAAATGCCGTATCAGAATGCCGAGTTCGATCACGTCACGGCGGGCTATGCGTTGCGCAACGTGCCGGACATCCCTGGCGCATTACTCGAAATCAAGCGCGTGCTCAAACCGGGCGGGCGTTTCTTCTCGCTCGATTTTGGCCACCCGCCGGTCAAGCTTTACGACTGGGCCTATATCAATTATCTGATCGTCGTTGGCTCGCTCACAGGTATTGCGCTGCACGGCGACGCGGATGTGTATCGCTACATCCCCGAATCGCTCAAACGCTATCCGGGGCAGCGTGGCGTGGTGACGCAAATGCAAGACGCGGGCTTTGTGGATTGCGGCTACAAGCAATTCATGGGCGGCATTATGGCGATCAATTGGGGCACGAAGCCGAGCGCGTAA
- a CDS encoding ABC transporter permease, with product MNNLVASNLTHHPGRTFASVVGVSVGVVLVVLTVGLVRGTLREVGRRGANTGVELWLRGAGQGLSLTSADMNIPLAEVEKVRAVLGVAYAMPVGQSLEMGGSTGLGIRTLEGINFDEFAAATQLHIIAGQSLPARGNVAVIDFKEAESKKLKVGDKITALQGRELTIVGIYEPEMGARVKVPLATMQEALTTGDKCSMIYIKCANPAEQEAVAQRLDALFPDYRVIFTRELPQLFATGFSGFNVFLNVVAGLATVISLLVILLTMYSTVTERTRQIGILKALGMSKTDIAAVFETEALLISALGVLLGLAIALTARYFLVNQLNWKIELETGYIIYACLGGLLSGALGALYPALRAARQDPVDALSYE from the coding sequence ATGAATAATCTGGTTGCTTCCAATCTGACGCATCATCCGGGCCGCACCTTTGCCAGTGTCGTTGGCGTGTCGGTCGGCGTGGTGCTGGTCGTGCTGACCGTGGGCTTGGTGCGCGGCACCTTGCGCGAAGTTGGGCGGCGCGGTGCCAACACCGGCGTCGAACTCTGGTTGCGCGGAGCCGGGCAGGGACTCTCGCTGACTTCGGCGGATATGAATATCCCGCTGGCCGAGGTCGAGAAAGTGCGTGCCGTGCTGGGTGTCGCTTATGCCATGCCGGTGGGCCAAAGTCTGGAAATGGGTGGCAGTACGGGGCTGGGGATTCGCACCCTCGAAGGCATCAATTTTGATGAATTTGCCGCAGCCACTCAATTGCACATCATTGCCGGGCAGTCTTTGCCCGCGCGCGGCAATGTCGCCGTCATTGATTTCAAAGAGGCTGAGAGCAAGAAACTGAAAGTCGGCGATAAGATCACCGCTTTGCAGGGCCGTGAACTGACCATCGTTGGGATTTACGAACCGGAAATGGGCGCGCGTGTCAAAGTGCCGCTCGCTACCATGCAGGAGGCCTTAACGACCGGCGACAAATGTTCGATGATCTATATCAAATGCGCCAACCCCGCTGAACAGGAAGCTGTCGCCCAACGCTTGGACGCCTTATTCCCCGATTATCGCGTAATCTTCACGCGCGAATTGCCGCAGTTGTTTGCCACCGGGTTCAGCGGCTTCAATGTGTTTTTGAATGTCGTTGCGGGACTCGCGACGGTCATCAGCCTGCTGGTCATTCTCTTGACGATGTATTCGACCGTGACCGAACGCACGCGCCAGATCGGCATTCTGAAAGCGCTGGGCATGTCCAAAACGGACATCGCCGCTGTGTTTGAAACGGAGGCCTTGTTGATTAGCGCGTTGGGTGTCCTGCTAGGGCTAGCCATAGCCCTTACCGCGCGTTACTTTCTGGTCAACCAATTGAACTGGAAGATCGAATTGGAAACGGGCTACATCATCTATGCTTGTTTGGGTGGGTTGTTGAGCGGTGCGCTGGGCGCACTTTATCCAGCGTTGCGTGCCGCGCGGCAAGACCCGGTGGATGCGTTGAGTTACGAATGA
- a CDS encoding Uma2 family endonuclease: MTTAISVRELEHPLPPQETLPTMYDLPSEELGQLGMPDLFHEWQARLLSETFQPPGFAREEIFTASDLNLYYDEQGKSRSRCKRPDWFAVVGLPKEKYPGMRFSYVVWDEAVIPLIVAELLSPSTQRSDLGQAPRDEDNSPTKWDVYEKWLRIPYYVTFSRYTDEVRSFRLKNQRYEEVALENGMLWVAEAQLGLGLWRGRYLGEERLWLRWRDRAGNWIPTPAERAEQERARAEQEHTRAEQEHARAEQERLAKEAAQQRAQLLAAKLRELGIDPDQL; encoded by the coding sequence ATGACGACTGCTATCAGTGTGAGGGAACTTGAACATCCTTTGCCGCCGCAGGAGACACTGCCGACAATGTACGATCTGCCGTCGGAGGAGCTGGGGCAACTTGGTATGCCAGATTTATTTCACGAATGGCAAGCGCGTCTGCTCAGTGAGACCTTTCAGCCGCCCGGTTTTGCGCGCGAAGAAATTTTCACGGCCAGCGATCTCAATCTTTATTATGACGAACAGGGTAAGAGCCGCAGCCGTTGCAAACGCCCGGATTGGTTCGCCGTGGTCGGCTTGCCCAAAGAGAAATATCCGGGCATGCGGTTCAGTTATGTTGTTTGGGATGAGGCAGTGATTCCGCTGATCGTGGCCGAACTGCTTTCGCCAAGCACACAACGGAGTGATCTGGGGCAAGCACCTCGTGACGAGGACAACTCGCCGACGAAATGGGACGTTTACGAAAAATGGTTGCGCATTCCGTATTACGTCACTTTCAGCCGTTACACGGATGAGGTGCGCAGCTTTCGGCTGAAGAACCAACGCTATGAGGAAGTCGCGTTGGAAAACGGCATGCTCTGGGTGGCCGAGGCGCAATTGGGACTGGGCTTGTGGCGCGGGCGCTACCTTGGCGAAGAGCGACTCTGGTTGCGTTGGCGTGACCGCGCCGGAAATTGGATTCCCACGCCAGCCGAACGTGCCGAACAGGAACGCGCGCGCGCCGAACAGGAACACACGCGCGCCGAACAGGAACACGCGCGCGCCGAGCAGGAACGGCTAGCGAAAGAAGCCGCCCAACAACGCGCTCAACTGCTGGCCGCCAAACTGCGCGAGTTGGGCATTGATCCTGACCAACTCTGA
- a CDS encoding flippase-like domain-containing protein translates to MKKYSRWLALLSALGGLALFLYVIKQTGFGEILARVRALGAGFLLILAISSTRYLSRSFAWLFCMTPDERKVGVSNLLRARLAGEAVGDLTFGPVVAEPLRLVALGDKLALRSGLSSLTVENLAYTVSSCLVVVAGATMLLANFGLDESLRGAVVLALALVVMLGGASVLAIAQRWKLGSSALALAADLVVRKAAPRAWVEKQLDELRLLEDYAFDFYAKRRRDFLLVGLCEAFFHLGGIAEIFTTMRLIGYELTLVTAFMLESINRALNIAFIFVPALVGVDEAGTGLVTEALGFGRPAGVALAIIRKIRMFCWIGVGLLLLAASRRKP, encoded by the coding sequence ATGAAAAAATACTCCCGCTGGCTGGCCTTGCTCTCAGCCCTGGGCGGACTCGCCCTTTTCCTTTACGTCATCAAGCAAACCGGCTTTGGCGAAATTCTGGCACGGGTGCGCGCGTTGGGTGCAGGGTTTCTGCTGATCCTGGCGATCTCATCAACACGGTATCTCTCGCGCAGTTTCGCTTGGCTGTTTTGCATGACGCCTGATGAACGCAAGGTCGGCGTGTCGAATCTGCTGCGCGCGCGGCTGGCCGGTGAGGCCGTCGGCGATCTGACCTTTGGGCCGGTCGTGGCAGAGCCGCTGCGACTGGTGGCGCTGGGCGACAAGCTGGCGTTGCGGTCGGGCCTGTCTTCGCTGACGGTCGAAAACCTGGCTTACACGGTGTCGAGTTGTTTGGTCGTCGTCGCGGGCGCAACCATGCTGCTAGCCAATTTTGGATTGGATGAATCGTTGCGCGGTGCCGTAGTGCTGGCGTTGGCCCTGGTCGTGATGCTGGGGGGCGCGTCGGTGCTGGCGATTGCCCAGCGTTGGAAGCTCGGTTCGTCAGCGCTGGCGTTGGCGGCTGACTTGGTTGTGCGCAAGGCTGCGCCACGCGCCTGGGTAGAAAAACAACTTGATGAATTGCGCCTATTGGAAGATTACGCCTTCGACTTTTACGCCAAACGCAGACGCGATTTTTTGCTGGTCGGCTTGTGCGAAGCCTTCTTTCACCTCGGCGGGATTGCCGAAATCTTCACGACGATGCGCCTGATCGGCTACGAACTGACGCTGGTGACGGCTTTCATGCTCGAATCCATCAACCGGGCGCTGAACATCGCCTTCATCTTCGTGCCCGCATTGGTGGGTGTGGACGAAGCCGGAACGGGCCTCGTTACCGAAGCGCTGGGCTTTGGCCGACCGGCGGGCGTGGCGTTGGCGATCATTCGCAAGATTCGCATGTTCTGCTGGATTGGCGTCGGCCTATTGCTGCTGGCCGCAAGCCGGAGAAAGCCCTGA
- a CDS encoding gamma-glutamyl-gamma-aminobutyrate hydrolase family protein: MALEHTDSKRPFIGITTRLNLAESTFYLRRYYAEAIEATGGVPLYIPLIPNREYLGALVERLDGLLLSGSNSDVDPAQYGEEPHPRLGPVIPERDSVDLLLLDLAEKRKLPVLGICFGMQSLNVSRGGSLFQDIDSQVPNVLKHEQGMPVDRPSHYLKLEGDSLLAHLAGGKTIRVNSTHHQAVKEVGRDLRVIATSSDEVIEAITDTRPDRFVLGVQWHPEIGWERDQFSHAIFARFVEAAGKSKQ; encoded by the coding sequence ATGGCTTTAGAACATACAGATTCCAAGCGCCCTTTCATCGGCATCACCACGCGGCTGAATCTCGCCGAGAGCACGTTTTATTTGCGGCGTTACTATGCCGAAGCCATCGAAGCCACAGGCGGCGTGCCGCTTTACATCCCTTTGATTCCCAATCGCGAATATCTGGGCGCGCTGGTCGAACGGCTGGACGGCTTGCTGCTTTCCGGCAGCAACAGCGACGTTGACCCGGCGCAATATGGCGAAGAGCCGCATCCGCGCCTGGGGCCGGTCATCCCTGAACGCGATAGCGTGGATTTGCTGCTGTTGGATTTGGCCGAAAAGCGCAAACTGCCGGTGCTGGGGATTTGCTTCGGCATGCAATCGCTGAATGTTTCGCGCGGCGGCTCACTCTTCCAGGACATTGATTCGCAGGTGCCCAACGTGCTCAAACACGAACAGGGTATGCCGGTGGATCGCCCTTCGCATTACCTCAAGCTGGAAGGTGATTCATTGCTGGCGCACCTGGCGGGCGGCAAAACTATCCGCGTCAACAGCACGCATCATCAGGCCGTCAAAGAAGTCGGGCGTGATTTGCGCGTGATTGCGACCTCCTCCGACGAGGTCATCGAAGCCATCACCGATACGCGGCCCGACCGCTTCGTGCTGGGCGTGCAATGGCATCCCGAAATCGGCTGGGAGCGCGATCAGTTTTCGCACGCGATCTTTGCGCGCTTTGTCGAAGCGGCAGGCAAAAGCAAGCAGTAA
- a CDS encoding MFS transporter: MNQRSKFTITLLSTAHLVLDSYSSFIFPLLPLLAVKLALKPAQIGMLTPTLMITSSLMQPVYGMLSDRYLKRSMAVFGPLIAAVFLSCIGLATSLPMLLAIVICGGIGIGSFHPQGAAIVARAAAAEGGKHQGMVMSVFSSTGTVGYALGPLIIALVVSRFGLEHSWYTLGWGLLMWALMFKYCPPLEQVTRHADAPSLRMALRAVWVPLTLLYFAVVLRSAVSVSVQTFLPFALKDSGLTTTQVSWVLAGFLFFGGLGGFFGGALADRLGARRVSLVSMLLATPLLLAAFSAAGPARYGLLLAGGTLLNLPIPISVVMAQRLVPGGASTVSALVMGFAWGAGALLAPVTGYLSEHVGFIQALTVMSTLPLVSALLLWFYPKDAARAVASQAQEALAMGD; this comes from the coding sequence ATGAACCAACGCTCCAAATTCACCATCACCCTGCTTTCCACCGCACATCTCGTGCTCGATTCTTATTCGAGTTTTATCTTTCCGTTGCTGCCGCTGCTGGCCGTCAAGCTCGCGCTGAAACCGGCGCAGATCGGCATGTTGACGCCGACGCTGATGATTACGTCATCGCTGATGCAGCCGGTTTACGGCATGCTTTCGGATCGCTATCTGAAACGTTCGATGGCGGTGTTTGGGCCGTTGATCGCGGCAGTCTTTCTCTCCTGCATCGGTTTGGCAACCAGCCTGCCGATGTTGCTGGCGATTGTGATTTGTGGCGGCATCGGCATTGGCTCGTTCCATCCGCAAGGCGCGGCCATCGTTGCGCGCGCGGCGGCGGCGGAGGGCGGCAAACATCAGGGCATGGTGATGTCGGTATTCTCTTCGACGGGCACAGTCGGCTATGCATTGGGGCCGCTGATCATTGCCTTGGTCGTGAGTCGCTTTGGCCTGGAACATAGCTGGTACACGTTGGGCTGGGGCTTGCTGATGTGGGCGCTGATGTTCAAATACTGCCCGCCGCTTGAACAGGTCACGCGCCACGCCGATGCGCCTTCGCTGCGCATGGCTTTGCGAGCGGTGTGGGTGCCGCTGACGCTGTTGTATTTCGCCGTTGTGCTGCGTTCGGCGGTCTCAGTCAGCGTGCAAACCTTCCTGCCCTTCGCCTTGAAAGACAGCGGCCTGACGACCACGCAAGTCAGTTGGGTGCTGGCCGGATTTCTTTTCTTTGGCGGCTTGGGCGGATTCTTTGGCGGCGCGTTGGCGGATCGGTTGGGCGCACGCCGCGTGTCGCTGGTGTCAATGTTGCTGGCGACACCGTTGTTGCTGGCGGCATTTTCGGCAGCCGGCCCGGCACGGTATGGGTTGTTGCTGGCGGGCGGCACGCTATTGAATTTGCCGATTCCGATCAGCGTCGTGATGGCGCAACGCTTGGTGCCGGGCGGCGCGAGCACGGTCTCGGCCTTAGTGATGGGCTTTGCCTGGGGTGCGGGCGCTTTGCTGGCGCCGGTCACGGGTTATTTGAGTGAACATGTTGGCTTCATACAAGCGTTGACGGTGATGAGCACGCTGCCGCTGGTTTCAGCGCTTTTGCTTTGGTTTTATCCGAAAGATGCAGCGCGCGCCGTTGCGTCCCAGGCACAAGAAGCATTAGCAATGGGTGATTGA